The Streptomyces laurentii genome contains a region encoding:
- a CDS encoding hypothetical protein (Hypothetical protein XNR_5240 [Streptomyces albus J1074];~identified by MetaGeneAnnotator; putative) encodes MRARGMTYDTGFVTHGRNSREHFDPAVVRRELAIIRDDLHCDAVQIIGGDPGRLESAAVAAAGLGLEIWFSPYPLELEPERILALFRDCAERAERIRRRGAAVVFVAGVELSVMNPGFLPGESPEERVERLMGRPERRAEEMRALGVRVNAFLGEAAAAIRERFEGELTYAAIQFEQVDWTPFDFVTYELIRSAEVADRFREAVRTLARGPKPLAITGFGTAAYRGAGDRGGRVLEVVEHDPETKDPVRLDGVYERDEAGQAAYLGELLEIFETEGVDSAFVFLFALPGYPHRPDGDPRDDLDRAGLGIVKILEGRRGRTYPDMEWEPKEAFAAVAERYRR; translated from the coding sequence ATGCGCGCCAGAGGAATGACCTACGACACCGGCTTCGTCACGCACGGCCGGAACTCCCGCGAGCACTTCGACCCCGCCGTGGTACGGCGCGAACTCGCGATCATCCGCGACGACCTGCACTGCGACGCGGTCCAGATCATCGGCGGCGACCCCGGCCGGCTGGAGTCGGCCGCCGTCGCCGCCGCCGGACTCGGCCTGGAGATCTGGTTCTCGCCCTACCCGCTCGAACTCGAACCGGAGCGGATCCTCGCCCTCTTCCGCGACTGCGCCGAGCGGGCCGAACGGATCCGGCGGCGGGGAGCCGCGGTCGTGTTCGTCGCGGGGGTCGAGCTGAGCGTGATGAACCCCGGCTTCCTGCCCGGCGAGAGCCCCGAGGAGCGGGTCGAACGGCTGATGGGCCGGCCCGAGCGGCGGGCCGAGGAGATGCGGGCGCTCGGCGTCCGCGTGAACGCGTTCCTCGGCGAGGCGGCGGCCGCGATCCGCGAGCGCTTCGAGGGCGAACTCACCTACGCGGCCATCCAGTTCGAGCAGGTCGACTGGACGCCCTTCGACTTCGTCACGTACGAGCTGATCCGCTCCGCCGAGGTCGCCGACCGGTTCCGGGAGGCGGTACGCACCCTGGCCCGGGGCCCGAAGCCGCTGGCCATCACCGGCTTCGGCACGGCGGCGTACCGCGGCGCGGGCGACCGCGGCGGACGCGTCCTCGAAGTGGTCGAGCACGACCCGGAGACCAAGGACCCCGTGCGGCTGGACGGCGTCTACGAGCGCGACGAGGCCGGCCAGGCCGCGTATCTGGGCGAACTGCTGGAGATCTTCGAGACCGAGGGTGTGGACAGCGCCTTCGTGTTCCTCTTCGCCCTGCCCGGCTATCCGCACCGCCCGGACGGCGACCCCCGCGACGACCTGGACCGGGCCGGCCTGGGCATCGTCAAAATCCTCGAAGGACGCCGGGGCCGCACCTACCCCGACATGGAGTGGGAGCCCAAG